In a single window of the Mucilaginibacter defluvii genome:
- a CDS encoding fumarylacetoacetate hydrolase family protein yields the protein MKIIAIGRNYAEHAKELNNPVPTTPVIFMKPDTALLKDNKPFYHPEFSEDVHYETELVLKICKEGKHISEKFAANYYDEIGLGIDFTARDIQSKHKEKGLPWELAKSFDGSAPISNFFPKDTFADLYNINFSLKINGENRQAGNTNNLLFSFERIIAFVSQYITLKKGDLIFTGTPEGVGRVAIGDHLEGFIEGDQMLDFYVK from the coding sequence ATGAAGATTATTGCCATTGGGCGCAACTACGCCGAGCACGCAAAAGAACTGAACAACCCGGTACCCACCACCCCGGTTATATTTATGAAGCCTGATACGGCGTTGCTTAAGGATAACAAACCCTTTTACCATCCCGAATTTAGCGAAGATGTGCATTATGAAACCGAACTGGTATTAAAAATCTGCAAGGAAGGCAAACACATCAGCGAAAAGTTCGCGGCTAACTATTACGATGAAATTGGCCTTGGCATTGATTTTACCGCGCGGGATATTCAATCAAAACACAAAGAAAAGGGCTTGCCCTGGGAGCTGGCCAAAAGTTTTGACGGCTCGGCGCCCATCAGTAATTTTTTCCCGAAAGATACGTTCGCTGATCTGTACAACATCAATTTCAGCCTGAAAATAAATGGTGAAAATCGTCAGGCAGGCAACACAAACAACCTGCTTTTTTCGTTTGAACGTATCATCGCGTTTGTATCTCAATACATCACCCTAAAAAAAGGCGACCTTATTTTTACCGGCACTCCTGAGGGCGTGGGCCGTGTAGCCATAGGCGATCATTTGGAAGGATTTATTGAGGGAGATCAAATGCTTGATTTTTACGTGAAATAA
- a CDS encoding KUP/HAK/KT family potassium transporter: MSSHKDLQKLTIPGLLISLGIIYGDIGTSPLYVFKAIVGAQAINESLVLGGVSCIFWTLTLQTTVKYVLITLLADNKGEGGIFSLFSLVRRKARWLIVPAVVGGCALLADGIITPPITISSAIEGLHTRFPQMTLPTYQIVLIIIALLFIIQQFGTSLVGKAFGPIMFLWFTMMGVLGIMMVVQMPWVLKALNPYYAYDLLSNNPNAFVILGAVFLCTTGAEALYSDLGHCGRSNIRVSWIYVKSCLVLNYLGQAVWLINHNGEYLGAKNPFYLIMPEGFLIFGIGLATVAAIIASQALISGSFTLIAEAVRLNLWPKVRINYPTDQKGQLYVPSINWILCAGCIIVVLLFEKSEKMEAAYGLSITVAMLMTTILVSKFLQRRKVPAYLIALFFAVYLVIEGTFLLGNLVKFVHGGWFTLSIGFMLFVVMWTWHTARKIKNRYVKFIEIEDYFQIINELSDDETVPKYASQLVYLTSANFNSEVESKIIYSILQKQPKRADIYWLVHVDVVDEPYTREYEVDFLVPGKLIRIDFKLGFRVEQQINVLFRRVVEDLVKNGEVNITSKYKSLSKHNIVGDFRFVVIEKTLSRSHNLSFYEQLIMDIYVQLKKASLSEERGFGLDLSFVTVEKVPLMLTTPDNVDMRRVQ; encoded by the coding sequence GTGTCAAGTCATAAAGACCTTCAAAAACTCACCATTCCTGGACTGCTTATCAGCCTGGGAATCATCTACGGCGATATCGGTACCTCCCCGCTGTACGTATTTAAAGCCATTGTAGGTGCGCAAGCAATAAACGAGAGTCTTGTATTGGGCGGCGTTTCGTGCATATTCTGGACGCTTACCCTGCAAACCACCGTAAAATATGTATTAATTACCCTGCTGGCCGACAATAAGGGTGAGGGTGGCATATTCTCGCTGTTCTCACTGGTACGCCGTAAAGCAAGGTGGCTCATTGTACCTGCCGTGGTAGGAGGCTGCGCCTTGCTGGCCGATGGTATTATTACCCCGCCTATCACCATATCATCCGCCATTGAGGGGTTGCATACCCGCTTCCCGCAGATGACGCTGCCTACGTATCAAATCGTACTCATCATTATAGCCCTGTTATTTATTATTCAGCAGTTTGGTACCTCACTGGTAGGTAAAGCATTCGGGCCTATTATGTTCCTGTGGTTTACCATGATGGGTGTTTTAGGCATCATGATGGTAGTGCAAATGCCATGGGTGCTTAAAGCGTTAAACCCGTATTACGCCTACGATCTGTTAAGTAATAACCCTAACGCCTTCGTAATCTTAGGCGCGGTTTTCCTGTGTACAACAGGTGCCGAGGCGCTGTATTCCGATCTTGGCCACTGCGGCCGCTCAAACATACGCGTAAGCTGGATATATGTGAAAAGCTGTTTAGTATTAAACTATTTGGGGCAGGCGGTATGGCTTATTAATCATAACGGCGAATATCTGGGTGCTAAAAACCCGTTTTACCTGATCATGCCCGAGGGCTTCCTAATATTCGGTATCGGCCTGGCAACAGTTGCCGCTATTATTGCCAGCCAGGCGCTTATATCCGGCTCATTTACGTTGATAGCCGAGGCTGTGCGGCTCAACCTTTGGCCTAAAGTGCGCATTAACTATCCTACCGATCAAAAAGGGCAGTTATATGTTCCAAGTATCAACTGGATACTTTGTGCGGGCTGTATCATCGTGGTATTGCTGTTTGAAAAATCCGAAAAAATGGAGGCCGCTTACGGTTTAAGTATCACCGTAGCCATGCTGATGACTACCATATTGGTATCCAAATTTTTGCAGCGCCGCAAAGTGCCGGCTTATCTCATCGCTTTATTTTTCGCAGTATACCTGGTAATTGAAGGTACATTTTTGTTAGGTAACCTGGTTAAATTTGTACATGGCGGCTGGTTCACCTTATCCATCGGCTTTATGCTTTTTGTGGTGATGTGGACGTGGCATACTGCTCGTAAGATCAAGAACCGGTATGTTAAATTTATCGAAATAGAGGATTATTTCCAGATCATCAATGAGTTGAGTGACGATGAAACGGTGCCCAAATATGCATCGCAACTTGTTTACCTTACCAGCGCTAACTTTAACTCGGAGGTCGAATCAAAAATTATCTATTCCATACTGCAAAAGCAGCCTAAACGGGCGGATATTTACTGGTTGGTACACGTTGACGTGGTTGATGAGCCGTATACCCGGGAGTATGAGGTTGATTTCCTGGTGCCGGGCAAACTTATCCGTATCGACTTTAAATTAGGTTTCCGTGTGGAGCAGCAGATCAATGTATTGTTTCGCCGGGTGGTTGAGGATCTGGTAAAGAATGGCGAAGTAAATATCACCAGTAAATACAAATCCTTAAGCAAACACAATATCGTTGGTGATTTCCGCTTCGTGGTGATCGAGAAAACATTATCACGCTCGCACAACCTGTCTTTTTATGAGCAGTTGATTATGGATATTTATGTGCAGCTTAAAAAAGCCAGTTTATCCGAAGAACGCGGTTTTGGCCTCGACCTAAGCTTTGTAACGGTTGAAAAAGTACCGCTTATGCTAACCACGCCGGATAATGTGGACATGCGCAGAGTACAATAA
- a CDS encoding transketolase, translating to MYCNKTYHLMKQNIEQLKQTASQVRRDIVRMVHGCQSGHPGGSLGCTDFLVALYFNIMNNDPSFNMDAKGEDLFFLSNGHISPVFYSVLAHAGYFDKSELGTFRKLNSRLQGHPTTHEGLPGVRIASGSLGQGLSVAIGAALAKRLNGDDSIVYTLHGDGELQEGQIWEAAMFAPHNKLDRLIATVDYNGQQIDGPTEMVLSLGNLKAKFEAFGWEVLEEPNGNDMASVVAVLEKAKSLTGKGKPIAILLKTGMGYGVDFMMGSHKWHGVAPNDEQLATALAQLEETLGDY from the coding sequence ATTTATTGCAATAAAACCTATCATTTAATGAAACAAAACATAGAGCAATTAAAACAAACCGCATCACAGGTGCGTCGTGACATTGTGCGCATGGTACATGGCTGCCAGTCAGGCCACCCGGGCGGATCATTGGGCTGTACTGACTTTTTGGTAGCCCTTTATTTTAACATCATGAATAACGATCCGTCGTTCAATATGGATGCTAAGGGTGAAGACCTGTTCTTCCTTTCAAACGGACACATTTCACCGGTATTTTATAGCGTACTGGCACATGCCGGTTACTTTGATAAATCAGAATTAGGCACCTTCCGTAAACTAAATTCAAGGTTGCAGGGCCACCCAACTACCCACGAGGGTTTACCGGGTGTACGTATCGCTTCAGGTTCATTAGGCCAGGGCCTTTCAGTAGCAATCGGCGCTGCTTTGGCTAAACGTTTAAACGGCGACGACAGCATTGTTTACACCCTGCACGGTGATGGCGAGTTACAGGAAGGCCAAATATGGGAAGCAGCCATGTTTGCTCCGCACAATAAATTAGATAGATTAATTGCTACTGTTGACTATAACGGCCAGCAAATTGACGGCCCTACCGAAATGGTATTGTCATTAGGTAACCTGAAAGCAAAATTCGAGGCCTTTGGCTGGGAAGTGCTTGAGGAGCCGAATGGTAATGATATGGCCAGCGTTGTTGCCGTGCTTGAAAAAGCCAAAAGCTTAACCGGTAAAGGCAAACCCATCGCCATCCTGCTAAAAACAGGCATGGGTTACGGTGTCGACTTTATGATGGGCAGCCACAAATGGCACGGTGTTGCACCTAACGATGAGCAACTGGCAACAGCTTTAGCTCAGCTTGAGGAAACACTGGGCGATTATTAA
- a CDS encoding M23 family metallopeptidase yields the protein MTLKKLRLLVTGLFICGSAAAQNIIQNNFYPKDIFRYPLDLPPSTAGSFGELRPNHFHSGLDFKTNQRTGYPIYAILDGFVSRLRIQYGGFGRAVYITHPNGFTSVYGHLERFSPEIEALIRDYQMQRQSYEVDFQLLPLQLPLKKGEVFAWTGNAGASAGPHLHFELRDSKTEETINPQLFGLTIPDKVPPTLQAIATYHFADGAPFSEKTPHMFLAVVGANGQYRLKNNQPIHLSGETGFGLTAYDMNSVSPNHNGIYSVELKLDGNTVYTFAVERFGFDQTRAINAYLDYPAFLTSRRWMQKCFVPPGSNISLYPQSVNRGIINFDDDAMHEVQYVVRDVAGNTSTLTVNVKSSKNEIKPFVPKGPLFQYDKTNEFNNDKVKVVIEPGNLYDNLDFNYARLPRKPGTYSETHRIHNRFTPIHSSFSLWIKPDSSIGQNADKAVLINTAGNLAIGKFEDGYVKGQCRFFGDYYIKIDTVPPVITPVNIREGSNLSAVKSINLRMSDNLSGVKSYTGKIDGKWVLVEHDYKTKLLRYYFDKDIKPGKHTFELTVTDAKDNASQFKANFYR from the coding sequence ATGACTTTAAAAAAACTTCGCTTGCTTGTAACCGGTCTGTTTATTTGCGGCAGCGCCGCTGCACAAAATATTATACAAAATAACTTTTACCCTAAGGACATTTTTCGCTACCCGCTTGACCTGCCGCCGAGTACTGCAGGGTCTTTTGGCGAATTGCGGCCTAACCACTTCCACTCCGGGCTCGATTTTAAAACCAACCAGCGTACCGGCTACCCTATATATGCCATACTGGATGGCTTTGTATCGCGCTTGCGCATACAATACGGCGGCTTTGGCCGGGCGGTTTATATTACGCACCCCAACGGCTTTACCTCGGTATACGGGCACCTGGAAAGGTTTAGTCCGGAGATCGAGGCACTGATACGTGATTACCAAATGCAGCGCCAAAGCTACGAGGTTGACTTTCAGCTACTGCCCTTACAGCTTCCCTTAAAAAAAGGTGAAGTGTTTGCCTGGACGGGCAACGCGGGCGCATCAGCCGGGCCGCACTTGCACTTTGAACTGCGTGACAGCAAGACCGAAGAAACCATTAATCCGCAGTTGTTCGGCCTTACCATACCTGATAAGGTTCCGCCTACCCTGCAAGCCATTGCCACTTACCATTTTGCCGATGGCGCGCCCTTCAGCGAGAAAACGCCGCATATGTTTTTAGCTGTGGTAGGCGCTAATGGCCAGTACCGTTTAAAAAACAATCAGCCCATACACTTAAGCGGCGAAACCGGTTTTGGTTTAACCGCTTATGATATGAACAGCGTATCGCCCAACCACAATGGCATCTACTCGGTTGAATTAAAACTGGATGGCAATACGGTATACACCTTTGCGGTGGAGCGCTTTGGGTTCGATCAAACCCGGGCCATTAATGCTTACCTGGATTACCCGGCCTTCCTAACCTCGCGCCGCTGGATGCAGAAATGCTTTGTGCCGCCGGGCAGTAACATATCTTTATACCCACAATCAGTGAATCGTGGTATAATTAATTTTGATGATGATGCCATGCACGAGGTACAATACGTAGTACGCGATGTTGCAGGTAATACATCTACACTAACTGTAAATGTAAAATCATCAAAAAACGAGATAAAACCCTTTGTACCCAAAGGACCGTTGTTTCAATACGACAAAACCAACGAGTTTAATAATGATAAAGTAAAGGTGGTTATAGAACCCGGTAATTTGTACGACAACCTTGACTTTAACTACGCACGCTTGCCGCGCAAACCGGGCACTTATTCAGAAACGCATCGTATACATAACCGCTTTACGCCTATACACTCAAGCTTTAGCTTATGGATAAAACCCGACAGCAGCATCGGCCAAAATGCCGATAAAGCCGTACTGATCAACACTGCCGGTAATCTGGCTATTGGCAAATTTGAGGATGGTTACGTTAAAGGCCAATGCCGCTTTTTTGGCGATTACTATATTAAAATTGATACGGTGCCGCCGGTAATTACGCCGGTAAATATTCGCGAGGGCAGCAACCTATCGGCCGTCAAAAGCATTAACCTGCGCATGAGCGATAACCTCTCGGGCGTTAAAAGCTACACCGGCAAAATTGATGGCAAGTGGGTGTTGGTTGAGCACGACTACAAGACCAAATTGTTAAGATATTATTTTGACAAGGATATTAAGCCCGGAAAACATACATTTGAACTGACAGTAACTGATGCTAAAGACAACGCATCGCAATTTAAAGCTAACTTTTACCGATAG
- a CDS encoding aspartate aminotransferase family protein produces the protein MPTLRQLFLLHNAQTTDFPLLLEFERAEGVYMYDAEGKAYMDLISGIGVSSIGHRHPRVVEAIKNQVDKYMHLMVYGEYVQTPQVRFAEKLISVLPERLESVYFVNSGAEAVEGALKLAKRYTGRSEIIACYNSYHGSTHGALSVMGSAEFKRGYGPLLPDVNFIEFDRLPDLQKITDKTACVIVETLQGEAGVRVPEIQYMQALRHQCDKTGTLLILDEIQAGMGRTGKLFAFEHYGIEPDILLLAKALGGGMPIGAFISSRETMGAFKDNPILGHITTFGGHPVSCAAGLAALEVLLDEDLAAQVAEKEQLFKALLVHPAIKQVRGKGLMLAAEFESFELVKKIIDRCIQNGIITDWFLHCSNSMRIAPPLIITHDEVKDACAVINEAIEHYT, from the coding sequence ATGCCTACGCTTCGCCAGCTATTTCTTTTGCATAATGCTCAAACTACCGACTTCCCGCTGCTGTTGGAATTCGAGCGTGCCGAGGGTGTATATATGTACGATGCGGAAGGCAAAGCCTATATGGATCTGATATCGGGCATAGGTGTAAGCAGCATCGGTCACCGTCACCCGCGTGTGGTGGAAGCTATTAAAAACCAGGTTGATAAATATATGCACCTAATGGTATACGGCGAATATGTTCAAACGCCACAGGTACGTTTTGCCGAGAAACTGATATCCGTTTTACCCGAACGCCTGGAGAGCGTTTACTTTGTAAATTCAGGTGCCGAAGCGGTTGAGGGGGCGCTAAAGCTTGCCAAGCGCTATACCGGCCGGTCAGAAATTATTGCCTGCTACAACTCTTACCACGGCAGTACACATGGCGCGTTAAGCGTTATGGGTAGCGCTGAGTTTAAACGTGGTTACGGCCCGCTGCTTCCAGATGTAAATTTTATTGAGTTTGACAGGTTGCCTGATCTGCAAAAAATCACCGATAAAACCGCCTGCGTTATTGTTGAAACCTTACAGGGCGAAGCCGGTGTACGTGTGCCAGAGATACAATACATGCAAGCTTTGCGCCATCAATGCGATAAAACAGGCACGCTTTTGATTCTGGATGAGATACAGGCCGGTATGGGGCGCACAGGCAAACTCTTCGCTTTTGAGCATTACGGCATCGAGCCGGATATACTATTGCTGGCCAAAGCGCTGGGCGGTGGTATGCCAATAGGTGCCTTTATATCTTCGCGCGAAACAATGGGTGCATTTAAGGACAACCCTATCCTTGGGCATATCACCACATTTGGCGGTCATCCGGTAAGCTGCGCCGCCGGGTTGGCAGCGCTTGAGGTGCTGCTCGACGAAGATTTAGCCGCGCAAGTGGCCGAAAAAGAACAATTATTTAAAGCACTGCTGGTACATCCCGCTATAAAACAAGTGCGCGGTAAGGGGTTAATGCTGGCCGCGGAATTTGAAAGCTTTGAGCTGGTTAAAAAAATAATTGACCGCTGCATACAAAACGGTATAATAACCGACTGGTTTCTGCACTGCTCCAACTCGATGCGCATAGCGCCGCCGCTGATTATAACACACGATGAAGTTAAAGATGCTTGTGCCGTTATAAATGAAGCGATCGAGCATTACACATAA
- a CDS encoding RNA polymerase sigma factor, which produces MAAQAEDEEILSKFRDERTRNEAFNLLLKKYQQKIYWHVRRMVIDHDDADDLTQDVFVKIWKNLPGFRNDAQLYTWMYRIATNECITFLNRKKMKNNVPLDDVAYELADTLADSTYFNGDKAQLKLQQALLTLPEKQRLVFNMKYFDDMKYEEISDVLGTSVGALKASFHLAVKKIEAYLLSSEL; this is translated from the coding sequence ATGGCCGCACAGGCTGAAGACGAAGAAATACTAAGTAAGTTCCGCGACGAACGCACCAGGAACGAAGCCTTTAATCTGCTACTTAAAAAGTATCAGCAGAAAATTTATTGGCACGTGCGCCGTATGGTTATTGACCATGACGACGCCGACGACCTGACGCAGGATGTTTTCGTTAAGATATGGAAGAACTTACCGGGTTTCAGGAACGACGCGCAGTTGTACACCTGGATGTACCGCATTGCCACCAACGAGTGCATTACATTTTTGAACAGAAAGAAAATGAAGAATAATGTACCGCTGGATGATGTAGCCTATGAACTGGCCGATACACTGGCCGATTCAACATACTTTAACGGCGACAAGGCCCAGTTGAAATTACAGCAGGCCTTGCTCACTTTACCCGAAAAACAAAGACTTGTGTTTAACATGAAATATTTTGACGATATGAAGTATGAAGAGATATCTGATGTGCTGGGCACCAGCGTTGGAGCGCTTAAAGCGTCTTTCCACCTGGCAGTAAAAAAGATAGAAGCTTACCTCCTATCGTCAGAATTATAA
- a CDS encoding transketolase family protein — MKKYTYTDKKDTRSGFGDGLLEAGKRNPEVVALCADLVGSLKMADFIKAFPERFFQTGIAEANMIGMAAGLTIGGKIPFTGTFANFSTGRVYDQIRQSVAYSDKNVKICASHAGLTLGEDGATHQILEDIGLMKMLPGMTVINPCDYNQTKAATIAIAEHHGPVYLRFGRPVVPIFTDADQKFEIGKAWMVNEGADVSIFATGHLVWEAIQAGEKLAEEGIDAEIINIHTIKPLDAEAVLKSVAKTGCVVTAEEHNRLGGLGDSIAQLLAVNNPTPQEYVAVNDSFGESGTPAQLMTKYGLDAEHIIAAAKKVMARKKQNS; from the coding sequence ATGAAAAAATACACTTACACAGATAAAAAAGATACGCGTTCGGGTTTTGGCGACGGTTTGCTTGAAGCCGGTAAACGTAACCCGGAAGTGGTTGCACTTTGTGCCGACCTGGTAGGCTCATTAAAAATGGCCGACTTTATAAAAGCTTTCCCTGAGCGCTTTTTCCAAACAGGTATTGCCGAGGCTAACATGATCGGTATGGCAGCAGGTTTAACCATTGGCGGTAAAATTCCGTTCACCGGTACCTTCGCTAACTTTTCAACCGGCCGCGTTTACGACCAGATCCGCCAGTCGGTGGCTTATTCTGACAAGAACGTTAAAATTTGTGCTTCTCACGCGGGTTTAACCCTTGGTGAGGACGGTGCTACACATCAGATACTGGAGGACATCGGCCTGATGAAAATGTTACCGGGCATGACGGTGATCAATCCTTGCGATTATAACCAAACCAAAGCCGCCACCATCGCTATTGCCGAGCATCATGGCCCGGTATACCTGCGTTTCGGTCGCCCGGTGGTGCCTATTTTTACTGATGCCGATCAGAAATTTGAGATCGGTAAAGCATGGATGGTTAACGAGGGCGCTGATGTATCAATCTTCGCTACCGGCCACCTGGTATGGGAAGCCATACAGGCAGGCGAAAAACTGGCTGAAGAAGGTATTGATGCGGAGATCATCAACATACACACCATTAAACCTTTGGATGCTGAGGCTGTCTTAAAATCAGTAGCAAAAACAGGTTGCGTGGTAACTGCCGAAGAGCATAACCGTTTAGGTGGCTTAGGCGATAGCATTGCACAATTACTGGCTGTTAACAACCCAACTCCACAGGAGTATGTGGCTGTAAATGACAGCTTTGGCGAAAGCGGTACACCTGCGCAACTGATGACCAAATATGGTTTGGATGCTGAGCACATCATCGCCGCGGCTAAAAAAGTAATGGCACGCAAAAAACAAAACAGCTAA
- a CDS encoding T9SS type A sorting domain-containing protein, translated as MRQKFTFNNLWFIVIAIAVTMNFAFAGTSASQDSLILKKKNKTSYLKSGLPFTLPPLKPGTVSTTKLSVNRPDDKLLSNVQIYPNPVSDQINLRYDLSRNSNVTIKIVDMLGNDVATIFSQHVSSGDQKFTYIINNKLSRGFYFLRIIAGTESTIKRLSVL; from the coding sequence ATGAGGCAAAAATTTACTTTTAATAATTTATGGTTTATCGTGATCGCAATAGCGGTGACCATGAATTTTGCTTTCGCAGGAACCTCCGCTTCGCAGGATAGCCTTATCCTTAAAAAAAAGAACAAAACTTCGTACTTAAAAAGCGGCTTGCCCTTTACCCTGCCGCCGCTTAAACCGGGCACCGTATCAACAACAAAGCTTAGCGTTAACCGGCCCGACGATAAACTGCTTAGCAACGTACAGATTTACCCTAACCCGGTTTCAGATCAGATCAACTTGAGGTATGACTTATCGCGCAACAGCAATGTAACCATCAAGATTGTGGATATGCTAGGTAATGATGTTGCTACTATTTTTTCGCAACACGTGAGCTCCGGCGATCAGAAATTCACCTACATCATCAACAACAAACTTAGCCGCGGCTTTTACTTCCTTCGAATTATAGCCGGCACCGAGTCGACTATTAAAAGACTTTCTGTTCTTTAG
- the bcp gene encoding thioredoxin-dependent thiol peroxidase, producing the protein MATLAVGDKAPDFEAKDQNGKAISLADFKGKNVILYFYPKDDTPGCTAEACSFRDNYQSLISQGFEVIGVSTDDEKSHKKFETKYSLPFTLIADESKEIVEAYGVWVEKNMYGKKYMGTARKTFLINGDGIIDQIIDKVDTKNSSQQILDVLK; encoded by the coding sequence ATGGCAACATTAGCAGTTGGCGACAAAGCGCCTGATTTTGAAGCAAAAGACCAAAATGGCAAAGCCATTTCATTAGCCGATTTTAAAGGCAAAAACGTGATACTTTATTTTTATCCGAAAGATGATACCCCTGGATGTACTGCAGAGGCCTGTAGCTTCAGGGATAACTATCAATCGCTGATTAGCCAGGGCTTTGAGGTGATTGGCGTGAGCACGGATGACGAGAAATCGCACAAAAAGTTTGAAACCAAATACAGCCTGCCCTTTACGCTGATAGCTGATGAAAGCAAGGAGATTGTTGAAGCCTACGGCGTTTGGGTTGAAAAAAACATGTACGGCAAAAAATATATGGGTACGGCACGTAAAACGTTTTTAATTAACGGAGATGGTATTATCGATCAGATTATTGACAAGGTAGATACCAAAAACTCATCGCAGCAGATATTAGATGTGTTGAAATAA